The Euphorbia lathyris chromosome 2, ddEupLath1.1, whole genome shotgun sequence genome includes a window with the following:
- the LOC136217817 gene encoding uncharacterized protein isoform X1, which yields MENEEDGPPLAVEIGSTVQPDDVSVGVTVITGYLGAGKSTLVNHILTSQHGKRIAVILNEFGEEIGVERAMINEGEGGALVEEWVELANGCICCTVKHSLVQALEQLVQMKESKLDHIIIETTGLANPAPLASVLWLDDQLESSVKLDSIITVVDAKNLPFQMNMPRDSSSFPEAFLQIAFADVVILNKVDLVSSEGSGVLEELEKKIHDVNSLAKIIHSVRCQVDLSKILNCGAYDASHATHLEALLEETKSLSTGNLHDAGVRTICICETQQVDLDKVRLWLEEILWDKKDGMDVYRCKGILRIQNSDELHTLQAVREIYDIVPARKWKGSENQVNKIVFIGHNLDEDILIDSFRGCTVAT from the exons ATGGAAAACGAAGAAGACGGCCCACCCCTAGCTGTTGAAATTGGCAGCACTGTGCAACCCGATGACGTTTCAGTTGGGGTTACTGTCATCACCGGCTATCTTGGTGCTGGCAAATCCACT CTTGTTAATCATATCTTGACTTCTCAACATGGGAAGAGAATTGCCGTCATTTTGAATGAGTTTGGCGAAGAGATTGGAGTAGAGAGAGCAATGATAAATGAAGGAGAAGGTGGCGCCTTAGTTGAAGAATGGGTGGAGCTGGCCAATGGGTGTATTTGTTGCACAGTTAAGCATAGTTTAGTTCAAGCCCTGGAGCAACTTGTACAGATGAAGGAAAG TAAACTTGATCATATAATAATTGAGACCACAGGGTTAGCAAATCCTGCTCCACTTGCTTCTGTTCTTTGGTTGGATGATCAGCTGGAATCATCTGTCAAGCTTGATTCTATAATTACT GTTGTGGATGCCAAAAATCTTCCTTTTCAGATGAACATGCCTCGCGACTCATCTTCATTTCCAGAAGCATTTCTTCAAATAGCATTTGCG GATGTTGTCATTCTTAACAAGGTTGATTTGGTGTCTTCAGAGGGCTCTGGAGTATTGGAGGAACTGGAGAAGAAGATACATGACGTTAATTCCCTTGCCAAAATTATTCATTCTGTTAGGTGTCAAGTTGACTTGTCTAAAATATTAAACTGTGGAGCGTATGATGCTTCT CATGCCACGCATTTGGAAGCATTGTTGGAAGAAACCAAGTCACTATCTACCGGAAATCTTCATGATGCTGGTGTTCGAACTATTTGCATTTGTGAGACTCAGCAGGTTGATCTTGACAAG GTACGTTTATGGCTGGAGGAGATCCTATGGGATAAAAAAGATGGCATGGATGTATACCGTTGCAAAGggatattaagaattcaaaacTCTGATGAACTACATACTTTGCAG GCTGTGAGGGAGATATATGATATAGTTCCGGCGCGAAAGTGGAAAGGATCAGAAAATCAAGTGAACAAAATAGTATTTATAG GTCATAATCTTGACGAGGATATTCTTATAGACTCTTTTAGGGGTTGCACTGTGGCAACATAG
- the LOC136217817 gene encoding uncharacterized protein isoform X2: MINEGEGGALVEEWVELANGCICCTVKHSLVQALEQLVQMKESKLDHIIIETTGLANPAPLASVLWLDDQLESSVKLDSIITVVDAKNLPFQMNMPRDSSSFPEAFLQIAFADVVILNKVDLVSSEGSGVLEELEKKIHDVNSLAKIIHSVRCQVDLSKILNCGAYDASHATHLEALLEETKSLSTGNLHDAGVRTICICETQQVDLDKVRLWLEEILWDKKDGMDVYRCKGILRIQNSDELHTLQAVREIYDIVPARKWKGSENQVNKIVFIGHNLDEDILIDSFRGCTVAT; this comes from the exons ATGATAAATGAAGGAGAAGGTGGCGCCTTAGTTGAAGAATGGGTGGAGCTGGCCAATGGGTGTATTTGTTGCACAGTTAAGCATAGTTTAGTTCAAGCCCTGGAGCAACTTGTACAGATGAAGGAAAG TAAACTTGATCATATAATAATTGAGACCACAGGGTTAGCAAATCCTGCTCCACTTGCTTCTGTTCTTTGGTTGGATGATCAGCTGGAATCATCTGTCAAGCTTGATTCTATAATTACT GTTGTGGATGCCAAAAATCTTCCTTTTCAGATGAACATGCCTCGCGACTCATCTTCATTTCCAGAAGCATTTCTTCAAATAGCATTTGCG GATGTTGTCATTCTTAACAAGGTTGATTTGGTGTCTTCAGAGGGCTCTGGAGTATTGGAGGAACTGGAGAAGAAGATACATGACGTTAATTCCCTTGCCAAAATTATTCATTCTGTTAGGTGTCAAGTTGACTTGTCTAAAATATTAAACTGTGGAGCGTATGATGCTTCT CATGCCACGCATTTGGAAGCATTGTTGGAAGAAACCAAGTCACTATCTACCGGAAATCTTCATGATGCTGGTGTTCGAACTATTTGCATTTGTGAGACTCAGCAGGTTGATCTTGACAAG GTACGTTTATGGCTGGAGGAGATCCTATGGGATAAAAAAGATGGCATGGATGTATACCGTTGCAAAGggatattaagaattcaaaacTCTGATGAACTACATACTTTGCAG GCTGTGAGGGAGATATATGATATAGTTCCGGCGCGAAAGTGGAAAGGATCAGAAAATCAAGTGAACAAAATAGTATTTATAG GTCATAATCTTGACGAGGATATTCTTATAGACTCTTTTAGGGGTTGCACTGTGGCAACATAG